In Devosia litorisediminis, one genomic interval encodes:
- a CDS encoding FAD-dependent oxidoreductase, producing the protein MTPKELSADILIVGGGLGGVAAALGALRNGRSVILTEEFDWLGGQLTSQAVPPDEHSWVEQFGVTRTYRQLRNGIRQFYRDNYPLTAASRAWGDLNPGAGFVSRLCAEPRVGVAVINAMLMPYIGGGRLTLLQPYRPVAAEVAGDTVRSVTLRHRDTGAEMTASAPYVIDATELGDLLPMTGTEYVTGFESRSETGEPSAPETAQPDNVQAVSVCFAIDHVDGDHTIDKPANYDFWRQYQPSFWGGPLLGFKGPNPRTLEITERSFTPNPDDDPLLVDADQRRNPGDGNLWTFRRIAASRNFVPGAYVSDVCLVNWPMIDYMEGSIIDVSEEEKARHLAGAAALSYSVLYWLQTEAPRVDGGTGFPGLRLRGDVTGTDHGLAMAPYIRESRRIRAVTTIVEQDVSMAIHGNALSRQYRDSVGIGMYRIDLHPSTGGDNYVDVESAPFEIPLGALLPQRVKNLLPASKNIGTTHITNGCYRLHPVEWNIGEVAGLLAAHCLNNGLTPHQVQENDAQLETFQTRLHGEGIEIHWPDVRGY; encoded by the coding sequence ATGACCCCAAAAGAACTCAGTGCAGATATCCTTATTGTCGGTGGCGGCCTTGGCGGCGTCGCCGCGGCGCTCGGCGCTTTGCGCAATGGCCGCAGCGTCATACTGACCGAAGAATTCGACTGGCTTGGTGGCCAGCTCACCAGTCAGGCCGTTCCGCCCGATGAGCATAGCTGGGTGGAGCAGTTTGGCGTCACGCGCACCTATCGTCAGCTGCGCAATGGCATTCGTCAGTTCTATCGCGACAATTATCCGCTGACGGCAGCGAGCCGCGCCTGGGGCGACCTCAATCCCGGTGCCGGCTTTGTCAGCAGGCTGTGTGCTGAGCCCCGCGTCGGGGTGGCCGTCATCAATGCCATGCTGATGCCCTATATCGGCGGCGGTCGTCTTACCCTGCTGCAACCCTATCGTCCTGTTGCGGCCGAAGTTGCAGGGGACACTGTGCGTTCGGTGACGCTGCGCCATCGTGACACCGGGGCGGAGATGACCGCTTCGGCACCCTATGTCATCGACGCCACGGAGCTTGGCGATCTGCTGCCAATGACCGGCACGGAATATGTCACAGGCTTTGAAAGCCGCAGCGAGACCGGCGAGCCGAGTGCGCCCGAAACCGCGCAGCCCGACAATGTGCAGGCGGTCTCGGTATGCTTCGCCATCGATCATGTTGATGGCGATCACACCATCGACAAGCCAGCCAATTACGACTTCTGGCGCCAATACCAGCCTAGCTTCTGGGGCGGCCCACTGCTCGGCTTCAAGGGCCCCAATCCACGTACGCTCGAAATTACCGAACGCTCGTTCACACCCAATCCAGATGACGATCCGCTGCTGGTTGACGCCGATCAGCGCCGCAATCCTGGCGATGGCAATCTGTGGACCTTCCGCCGGATCGCGGCCAGCCGCAACTTCGTGCCGGGCGCCTATGTGTCGGATGTCTGCCTCGTGAACTGGCCGATGATCGACTACATGGAAGGCAGCATCATCGACGTTAGTGAAGAGGAAAAGGCCAGACATCTGGCTGGCGCCGCGGCGCTTTCCTACTCCGTGCTGTACTGGTTGCAGACCGAAGCACCGCGCGTCGATGGCGGAACGGGTTTTCCTGGCCTTCGGCTTCGCGGCGATGTCACCGGGACCGATCACGGCCTGGCCATGGCCCCCTATATTCGCGAGAGCCGACGTATCCGCGCGGTCACCACCATCGTCGAGCAGGATGTCTCGATGGCCATTCATGGCAATGCCTTATCGCGACAGTACCGCGACAGTGTGGGCATCGGCATGTACCGCATTGACCTGCATCCCTCGACCGGTGGCGACAACTATGTCGACGTCGAATCCGCGCCCTTCGAAATTCCGCTTGGGGCGCTGTTGCCGCAACGCGTGAAGAACCTGCTGCCGGCCAGCAAGAACATCGGCACCACCCACATCACTAATGGCTGCTACCGGCTGCATCCAGTGGAGTGGAACATTGGCGAGGTCGCCGGCCTGCTGGCAGCACACTGTCTCAATAACGGGCTCACACCGCATCAGGTGCAGGAAAACGACGCCCAGCTCGAGACATTCCAAACCCGGCTCCATGGCGAGGGGATCGAGATCCACTGGCCTGACGTGCGCGGTTACTAA
- a CDS encoding TRAP transporter substrate-binding protein, translated as MKLTSKLMFGSAVVALSGLLALGAQAAEWRGWNIHVPDYPVSIAMDSFIADVAEKTGGEITGKVFHAGVLGDQPDAIEQTRLGIMDFGVFSLGPMGPAVPETNVVSLPFIFKNIDQMYRLMDGEVGDAIDKGLQDKGIVALGWYDAGARSFYNSQHPINTPDDVKGMKIRVMSNDLFVGMVESMGGNATPMAFGEVYQSLQTGVVDGAENNPPSYESTNHFEVAKYYSMSEHLIIPECLCMSKKSWDALTPEQQEIVHTAGRASAEYQRELWQAREAASMEVVRAGGTEINTIADKAPFQAAMASVYDKFLADNPDLTDLVNMIRNAD; from the coding sequence ATGAAGCTAACAAGCAAACTGATGTTCGGCAGCGCCGTGGTCGCACTTTCGGGCCTTCTTGCCCTTGGTGCACAGGCCGCTGAGTGGCGCGGCTGGAACATCCACGTGCCTGATTATCCCGTATCGATTGCCATGGATTCGTTCATTGCCGATGTCGCCGAAAAAACCGGTGGCGAAATCACAGGCAAGGTGTTCCACGCTGGCGTGCTCGGCGATCAGCCGGACGCCATTGAGCAGACGCGTCTGGGTATCATGGATTTCGGCGTCTTCAGCCTCGGGCCAATGGGGCCGGCTGTTCCCGAAACCAACGTAGTTTCGCTGCCTTTCATCTTCAAGAATATCGACCAGATGTATCGCCTGATGGATGGCGAGGTCGGCGACGCGATCGACAAGGGTCTGCAGGACAAGGGCATTGTGGCGCTAGGCTGGTATGATGCGGGCGCCCGCTCGTTCTACAACTCGCAGCATCCGATCAACACGCCTGACGACGTTAAGGGCATGAAGATCCGCGTCATGAGTAACGACCTGTTTGTCGGCATGGTCGAATCCATGGGTGGCAATGCCACGCCAATGGCGTTCGGCGAAGTCTATCAGTCGCTGCAGACCGGCGTGGTTGATGGCGCTGAAAACAATCCGCCATCCTATGAGTCCACCAACCACTTTGAAGTGGCCAAATACTACTCGATGTCCGAGCACCTGATCATTCCTGAATGCCTGTGCATGAGCAAGAAGAGCTGGGATGCGTTGACTCCAGAACAGCAGGAAATCGTGCACACGGCCGGTCGCGCCAGTGCGGAATACCAGCGCGAATTGTGGCAGGCCCGCGAAGCGGCCAGCATGGAAGTGGTGCGTGCCGGTGGCACGGAAATCAACACTATCGCCGACAAGGCCCCCTTCCAGGCAGCTATGGCCAGCGTCTACGACAAATTCCTGGCTGACAATCCGGACCTGACCGACCTGGTCAACATGATCCGCAACGCCGACTGA
- a CDS encoding FadR/GntR family transcriptional regulator produces the protein MMEQTSQPSEPAARTGEPKLADQVYEKILTSIITGDFPAGEKLPTEMELCSRYGISRPILRQALRQLKADELVVSRQGSGSFVKRRPDGVVLNFAPVGSIADIQRTFEFRAAIEAEAAALAAERHDQKDLERIRAALAALDECVRTGQVGGAADEEFHMAVCSASGNHYFENARTSMKAQIVLAMTLNRQLSLASPEQRLAKVQTEHVRIFKAITDRNAPAAYSAMRDHIESARRRIFDGGVPVAKDWAGANSQR, from the coding sequence ATGATGGAACAGACTAGCCAGCCGAGCGAACCAGCAGCGCGAACAGGTGAGCCCAAACTCGCCGATCAGGTGTATGAGAAGATACTGACCTCGATCATCACCGGGGACTTTCCGGCGGGCGAGAAATTGCCCACGGAAATGGAGCTGTGCAGCCGATATGGCATTTCCCGGCCGATTCTGCGCCAGGCCCTGCGCCAGCTCAAGGCCGACGAACTGGTGGTTTCGCGCCAGGGGTCTGGTTCCTTCGTCAAAAGACGCCCCGATGGCGTAGTGCTAAACTTCGCGCCTGTCGGCTCCATCGCCGATATTCAGCGCACGTTCGAATTCCGCGCTGCCATCGAGGCTGAGGCGGCAGCACTGGCGGCTGAACGGCACGACCAGAAAGATCTCGAACGCATCCGTGCAGCCCTGGCCGCGCTTGATGAGTGTGTCAGGACGGGGCAGGTTGGTGGCGCCGCCGACGAAGAGTTCCACATGGCGGTCTGCTCTGCGTCGGGAAACCACTACTTCGAAAATGCCCGCACCTCGATGAAGGCGCAGATCGTTCTGGCCATGACGCTGAACCGCCAGCTATCGCTCGCCAGCCCCGAGCAGCGTCTTGCCAAGGTGCAGACGGAACACGTCCGGATATTCAAGGCGATCACCGATCGCAATGCGCCGGCCGCCTATTCAGCAATGCGCGATCACATCGAGAGCGCCCGGCGTCGTATCTTTGATGGCGGCGTGCCGGTGGCCAAGGACTGGGCCGGGGCCAATAGCCAACGCTGA
- a CDS encoding TRAP transporter small permease → MANSGSVRVGIDWTMTALSNVCIALASLALIVLISTFGWLVFGRYVLNVTPTWVEQLALLLICYITFLGAAAGVFEDSHLGVTFIREAFGDRVEATLVLLGDVVLAGFGLVMLLASIELVQFGWSTKLPMLNIPESYRTLPSAICGGLIFLFAGMRAGLRVYDHFAPAMAKGHN, encoded by the coding sequence GTGGCCAATTCTGGTTCGGTTCGCGTTGGCATCGATTGGACGATGACCGCGCTGAGCAATGTTTGTATCGCGCTGGCGTCGCTGGCGCTGATTGTTCTGATCTCGACGTTCGGCTGGCTGGTTTTTGGCCGCTACGTTCTCAACGTCACCCCGACCTGGGTGGAGCAACTGGCCCTGCTGCTGATCTGTTACATCACCTTTCTGGGGGCGGCGGCTGGCGTGTTCGAAGACAGCCATCTGGGTGTGACTTTTATCCGCGAAGCGTTTGGCGATCGCGTCGAGGCCACCCTGGTTCTGTTGGGCGATGTGGTGCTGGCGGGCTTCGGACTGGTGATGCTGCTGGCCAGTATCGAACTGGTCCAGTTTGGGTGGTCGACCAAGCTTCCCATGCTCAACATCCCCGAAAGCTACCGCACCTTGCCCTCGGCAATCTGTGGCGGGCTGATCTTTCTTTTCGCCGGAATGCGCGCCGGTCTGAGGGTCTATGACCACTTTGCGCCTGCTATGGCGAAGGGACACAATTGA
- a CDS encoding GntR family transcriptional regulator — translation MLADQIKEVPFETLERLLADVQLDPDQGLVGQIYATLWDLIVSVRLRPGCMISENELGYALKASKTPVREALIRLEYSGLVEIVPKSGTYVTPIRINRYIEASFVRLQLEIGAVRRAAMRNHDVTNLVQLEAIMTQQATAVASDDYERFFDLDQKLHETFFTMAGIPGVWETVKLTQGDVNRIRHLKRIYNIRRGPLVIEQHRAIVAAIRSGAPDAAEAAIAEHLGSLEREIDELAARPELLEYIEALNTNNARMRAVRRA, via the coding sequence ATGTTGGCTGATCAGATCAAGGAGGTGCCTTTTGAAACGCTTGAGCGCCTGCTTGCTGACGTGCAGCTCGATCCTGATCAGGGGTTGGTCGGTCAGATCTATGCCACCCTGTGGGACCTGATCGTTTCGGTCCGTCTACGGCCCGGCTGCATGATCTCCGAAAATGAGCTCGGCTATGCGCTCAAGGCCAGCAAGACGCCTGTTCGTGAGGCGCTGATCCGGCTGGAATATTCGGGGTTGGTTGAGATCGTGCCCAAGAGCGGCACCTACGTCACGCCAATCCGTATCAACCGCTATATTGAGGCGTCATTTGTCCGCCTGCAGCTGGAAATTGGCGCCGTTCGTCGCGCCGCAATGCGCAATCACGACGTGACCAACCTGGTGCAGCTTGAAGCCATCATGACTCAGCAGGCCACGGCTGTTGCCAGCGATGATTACGAGCGCTTCTTCGATCTCGACCAGAAGCTGCACGAGACTTTTTTCACCATGGCCGGCATCCCCGGCGTCTGGGAAACCGTCAAGCTGACCCAGGGCGATGTCAATCGCATCCGTCATCTCAAGCGCATCTACAATATCCGGCGCGGCCCGCTGGTGATCGAGCAGCATCGCGCCATCGTTGCGGCCATCCGCTCGGGCGCACCCGATGCGGCCGAGGCCGCCATAGCCGAGCATCTGGGCAGTCTCGAGCGAGAGATCGACGAACTCGCCGCTCGCCCCGAACTGCTCGAATACATCGAAGCACTCAATACCAACAACGCGCGAATGCGCGCCGTTCGACGCGCCTGA
- a CDS encoding cupin domain-containing protein, whose translation MIVDTLAEATWVVSGPGAERRILAQNEELMLVEFRFAKDGKGLAHNHPHVQTTYVASGKFEFTVAGETRILNPGDGLLIPSNAVHSCVALEAGNLIDAFTPRRDDFL comes from the coding sequence ATGATCGTGGACACACTTGCGGAGGCCACCTGGGTGGTTTCGGGCCCGGGCGCAGAGCGGCGAATCCTGGCGCAGAACGAGGAACTGATGCTCGTCGAGTTTCGATTTGCCAAGGACGGCAAGGGATTAGCGCATAATCACCCGCATGTGCAGACGACTTACGTTGCCAGTGGAAAGTTTGAGTTCACCGTTGCCGGCGAGACGCGGATTCTCAATCCAGGCGATGGCCTGCTGATCCCCTCCAACGCAGTGCACTCCTGCGTCGCGCTTGAAGCAGGCAATCTGATCGACGCCTTCACGCCTCGACGCGACGACTTCCTGTAG
- a CDS encoding extracellular solute-binding protein gives MSKFTILKSTVALAGLTIPLAWNGVVWAQDAVDLRMTIWSSNEAHLAMFNDIAAGFKETHPGVNVAFESLPFASYTTTLTTQIAGGNPPDLAWILESDAPDFLKSGTLAPLTATLSATEGYDLADVTETATALWASEGELFAYPFSTSPLGIFVNNDVIQAAGAKTPAELIAAGEWTWDNAFATASAVGNSGKAGLVLRDFNYQTWRNLAAVWDGWGASPWSEDGKTCTFTEAPMVDAMTAIHNAIFVQNAIPGPGEDIDFFAGETGMTTTQISRASLLPKENPFDWDLVPLPAGPAGTYAVFGQAGVGAFANRPNTEVAVEFIAYMTNPENSQKLAQFFPPARASLLNADTLATTNPLLSAEQIETVVVQGISTGNVLPSHTNYAQIQQLIRAELDSLWQADADVATVMQSVCDSISPLLAR, from the coding sequence TTGTCCAAGTTCACTATTCTGAAATCCACGGTTGCACTGGCTGGCCTGACAATACCGCTCGCATGGAACGGCGTTGTATGGGCGCAGGATGCAGTCGATCTGCGCATGACCATCTGGAGCTCTAACGAAGCGCATCTGGCAATGTTCAACGACATTGCTGCCGGCTTCAAGGAAACCCATCCGGGCGTCAACGTGGCGTTCGAGTCGCTGCCTTTTGCCAGCTACACCACGACACTGACCACCCAGATTGCTGGCGGCAATCCGCCTGATCTTGCATGGATCCTTGAGTCAGATGCGCCCGACTTCCTGAAGTCCGGAACGCTGGCACCACTGACTGCCACGCTGTCAGCAACCGAGGGGTACGATCTGGCTGACGTGACCGAAACCGCTACCGCGCTTTGGGCCAGCGAGGGCGAATTGTTCGCCTATCCGTTCTCCACCTCACCGCTGGGCATTTTCGTCAATAACGACGTCATTCAGGCAGCGGGTGCCAAGACGCCTGCCGAGCTCATCGCGGCTGGTGAATGGACATGGGATAATGCCTTTGCCACGGCGTCGGCCGTCGGCAATAGCGGCAAGGCCGGTCTGGTGCTGCGCGACTTCAATTATCAGACCTGGCGCAATCTGGCGGCGGTCTGGGATGGCTGGGGCGCATCGCCCTGGTCTGAAGATGGCAAGACCTGCACCTTCACCGAAGCGCCAATGGTTGACGCGATGACCGCCATTCACAATGCGATCTTCGTGCAGAACGCCATCCCCGGCCCAGGCGAAGACATCGATTTCTTTGCTGGCGAAACCGGCATGACGACCACCCAGATCAGCCGCGCGTCGCTGCTGCCCAAGGAAAACCCGTTTGACTGGGATCTGGTGCCGTTGCCAGCTGGCCCTGCTGGCACCTACGCCGTATTTGGACAGGCGGGCGTTGGCGCCTTCGCCAATCGTCCCAACACAGAGGTGGCGGTTGAGTTCATTGCCTACATGACCAACCCCGAGAACAGCCAGAAGCTCGCGCAGTTCTTCCCCCCTGCCCGTGCCAGCCTGCTCAACGCAGATACTCTGGCCACCACCAACCCCCTGCTGAGCGCCGAACAGATCGAAACTGTCGTCGTGCAAGGGATTTCGACCGGCAATGTGCTGCCCAGCCACACCAATTATGCGCAGATCCAGCAGCTCATCCGCGCTGAACTGGATTCCCTGTGGCAGGCCGATGCAGATGTCGCGACCGTGATGCAGTCGGTTTGCGACAGCATCAGCCCACTGCTCGCCCGTTAA
- a CDS encoding ABC transporter ATP-binding protein yields MSGVSLTGIVKRYGSLEVVHGIDLEVAPREFVVLVGPSGCGKSTTLRMIAGLEEISDGDLTIDERHVNSVAPKDRDVAMVFQNYALYPHLNVAENIAFGLRIRREKKEAVDAAIKEVSTILGLTEYLERRPADLSGGQRQRVAMGRAIVRRPKVFLFDEPLSNLDAKLRTQMRAEIKRLHKRLGATSIYVTHDQVEAMTLADRIVIMNEGNIEQVGSPMELFRNPANVFVAAFLGSPPMNLIKATIVEAGDKPVAEVGGQKITLAPLPDLADSVGREVVLGIRPEYVTIVDDNAPGILRIAVELVETLGSEALIHASFAGEPFVIRAETMGQREINETVPGFTIEPHLIRVFDAATGLALAGQDHAP; encoded by the coding sequence GTGTCTGGAGTTTCACTTACCGGTATCGTCAAGCGTTATGGCAGCCTCGAGGTGGTGCATGGCATCGACCTTGAAGTCGCGCCGCGCGAGTTCGTTGTGCTGGTCGGGCCATCCGGCTGCGGCAAGTCCACCACGCTGCGCATGATTGCTGGTCTCGAGGAGATTTCAGATGGCGATCTGACCATCGATGAGCGGCACGTGAACAGCGTTGCACCAAAGGATCGCGACGTCGCGATGGTGTTCCAGAACTACGCGCTCTACCCCCACCTTAACGTGGCTGAAAACATCGCATTTGGTCTGCGTATCCGGCGCGAGAAGAAGGAAGCGGTCGACGCGGCAATCAAGGAAGTCAGCACCATTCTTGGTCTGACGGAATACCTTGAGCGCCGGCCCGCAGATTTGTCCGGTGGACAGCGCCAGCGTGTCGCCATGGGGCGGGCCATCGTGCGGCGCCCCAAGGTTTTTCTGTTCGACGAACCGCTGTCGAACCTGGACGCCAAGCTGCGCACCCAGATGCGCGCCGAGATCAAGCGGCTGCACAAGCGTCTGGGCGCCACCAGCATTTATGTCACCCATGATCAGGTCGAAGCCATGACCCTGGCCGACCGCATCGTCATCATGAACGAGGGCAATATCGAGCAGGTTGGCTCGCCCATGGAACTGTTCCGCAACCCCGCCAACGTGTTTGTCGCAGCCTTCCTGGGTTCGCCGCCGATGAATCTGATCAAGGCCACGATCGTGGAGGCGGGCGACAAGCCTGTCGCCGAAGTGGGCGGCCAGAAAATCACCTTGGCGCCGCTCCCAGACCTGGCCGACAGCGTCGGGCGCGAAGTCGTGCTGGGCATCCGTCCCGAATATGTGACCATTGTCGATGACAATGCACCCGGCATCCTGCGCATTGCGGTTGAGCTTGTCGAAACCCTGGGTTCCGAGGCGTTGATCCACGCCTCTTTTGCCGGCGAGCCCTTCGTCATCCGCGCCGAGACCATGGGGCAGCGTGAGATCAACGAGACTGTCCCCGGCTTCACCATTGAGCCCCATCTGATCCGCGTGTTCGATGCCGCCACAGGTCTGGCGCTGGCCGGGCAGGATCACGCGCCATGA
- a CDS encoding ribonuclease activity regulator RraA has translation MSLSPETRAKLMKVSTATLTTAMFKRGFKNIFIQDVQRLNAGPNMVGEAYTLRYIPAREDLDGIESFADPAHAQRKGVEECPEGAVFVIDSRQDASAASAGCILVTRLMKLGCAGVVTDGGFRDSPEIAALSMPSYHSRPSAPTNLTKHHAVAINDPIACGGVSVFPGDVLVGDNEGVVCLPAHLADEVADEAVEMTVFEDYVLEMVQGGASVIGLYPPTNPATKTEFSAWRTANGR, from the coding sequence ATGAGCCTTTCCCCCGAGACACGTGCCAAGCTGATGAAGGTCAGCACGGCAACCTTGACGACGGCGATGTTCAAGCGCGGCTTCAAGAATATCTTCATTCAGGACGTCCAGCGCCTGAACGCTGGTCCCAACATGGTCGGCGAGGCCTATACGCTTCGCTACATTCCGGCCCGTGAAGATCTCGATGGCATAGAATCATTCGCCGATCCCGCACACGCGCAGCGCAAGGGCGTCGAAGAGTGCCCTGAGGGGGCCGTGTTCGTCATCGACTCTCGTCAGGACGCCAGCGCTGCTTCGGCAGGGTGCATCCTGGTGACGCGACTGATGAAGCTGGGCTGCGCGGGCGTCGTGACCGATGGCGGATTCCGCGACAGCCCCGAAATTGCTGCGCTTTCCATGCCCAGCTATCATAGCCGTCCAAGCGCCCCGACGAACCTGACCAAGCACCACGCGGTTGCCATCAATGACCCGATCGCATGTGGCGGGGTTTCAGTGTTCCCTGGCGACGTTCTGGTCGGTGATAATGAGGGTGTCGTGTGCCTGCCTGCCCATTTGGCCGATGAAGTGGCTGATGAAGCGGTCGAAATGACAGTGTTTGAAGACTATGTGTTGGAAATGGTACAGGGTGGTGCCTCGGTTATCGGCCTGTACCCGCCGACCAACCCAGCGACAAAAACTGAATTCTCCGCCTGGAGAACAGCCAATGGGCGATGA
- a CDS encoding TRAP transporter large permease: protein MGLVILLGVFALAVGVGIPVAFAMGIAAATTFLFEGFPLLITFQRAVSGISVFSLLAIPFFVFAGELMLHGGLAKRLVDFASALVGRVRGGLANVNIFSSMLFGGISGSAVADISALGSILIPVMKEKGYSPDYAVNVTVTSSIAGIVIPPSHNMIIYAIAAGGGISISQLFLAGVVPGILMCVCLAIAAYAIAVKNNYPSEPFPGWRVLGLTAVAALPGLFTAVIIVGGTLSGIFTVTESGAFGAIYALVLTGVVYRTLSMRGFITAVVSSIKTTAMVMILIAFASSFAYLLALYQVPALLSNALTTISDNPIIILLMINVILLILGMIMDMAALILICTPIFLPIAKGIGMDPTQFGIMLLINLGLGLCTPPVGTCLFVGCAVGKVKIEDCVRTIWPFYLAILAALLLVTYVPAVSLTLPALLK, encoded by the coding sequence ATGGGCTTGGTAATTCTCCTGGGCGTGTTCGCCCTCGCTGTCGGGGTCGGCATACCGGTGGCATTTGCGATGGGTATCGCAGCGGCAACTACCTTCCTGTTCGAGGGCTTCCCGCTGCTGATCACCTTCCAGCGCGCCGTTTCGGGCATCTCGGTCTTCTCGCTGCTGGCGATCCCGTTCTTCGTGTTTGCCGGTGAATTGATGCTGCATGGCGGGCTGGCCAAGCGGCTGGTGGATTTCGCCTCGGCGCTGGTCGGGCGGGTGCGCGGCGGGCTGGCCAACGTCAACATTTTCTCCAGCATGCTGTTCGGCGGCATTTCCGGCTCTGCGGTAGCCGATATCTCCGCACTGGGCTCGATCCTGATTCCCGTGATGAAGGAGAAGGGCTATTCGCCAGACTATGCGGTCAATGTGACCGTGACCTCCTCGATTGCGGGCATCGTCATTCCGCCCAGCCACAATATGATCATCTATGCCATCGCGGCCGGCGGCGGGATCTCGATATCGCAGCTGTTTCTGGCTGGCGTGGTGCCAGGCATCCTGATGTGCGTCTGCCTGGCAATTGCCGCCTACGCCATCGCCGTCAAGAACAACTACCCCTCCGAGCCATTCCCCGGCTGGCGGGTTCTGGGGCTGACGGCGGTTGCCGCGCTGCCGGGCCTGTTCACCGCTGTCATCATCGTTGGTGGCACGCTTTCGGGCATCTTCACCGTCACCGAATCCGGGGCATTCGGCGCCATTTATGCCCTGGTGCTGACGGGGGTGGTCTATCGCACGCTGAGCATGCGCGGCTTCATTACGGCGGTGGTTTCTTCGATCAAGACGACCGCGATGGTGATGATCCTGATCGCCTTTGCCAGTTCGTTTGCCTATCTGCTGGCGCTCTATCAGGTGCCCGCTTTGCTCAGTAACGCGCTCACCACCATTTCGGACAACCCGATTATCATCCTGCTGATGATCAATGTGATCCTGCTCATCCTGGGCATGATCATGGACATGGCCGCGCTGATCCTGATCTGCACCCCGATCTTTCTGCCCATCGCCAAGGGTATTGGCATGGACCCCACCCAGTTCGGCATCATGCTGCTGATCAATTTGGGGCTGGGCCTGTGCACGCCGCCGGTCGGAACCTGTCTGTTCGTTGGCTGCGCCGTCGGCAAGGTCAAGATCGAGGACTGCGTTCGAACCATTTGGCCGTTCTATCTCGCCATTCTGGCGGCGTTGCTGCTGGTCACCTATGTGCCCGCCGTGTCGCTCACACTGCCGGCGCTGCTCAAGTAG
- a CDS encoding LacI family DNA-binding transcriptional regulator — protein MAANKRLTQRDIARLAGVSQATVSLVLNGAASAEGRIPQETRDRVHKAIRETGYVADPVARKMAKGLNRILGVFTYEPAFPSAQADFFTPFLLGIEEAAQDLGYDLLLLTGAASGTERKIFGSNTRLRLADGCLILGREFDHRELERLVAGDYPFVAVGRRDDAGGPVPYVGGDYASGTAALVDRARELGHTRIAYVGPSGGAESIIDRWAGFSGAIAGLHLVAHIEEVGQDGAKNLDFLIASGATAVFFTELADAIQVDAVARERGIDVPGTLSIVVLGNHIRAAHTGRRFTSYSIPREAMARAATQMLVRRVEDDAPIEQILLPCEPVEGETLGPALPTKN, from the coding sequence GTGGCTGCGAACAAGCGCCTTACACAACGCGACATTGCCCGTTTGGCTGGCGTAAGCCAGGCAACCGTGTCCCTGGTGCTCAATGGCGCGGCGAGTGCTGAAGGCCGTATTCCGCAAGAAACCCGCGACCGTGTCCACAAGGCGATCCGCGAAACCGGCTATGTTGCAGACCCCGTCGCTCGCAAGATGGCCAAGGGCCTCAACCGTATCCTTGGTGTGTTCACTTACGAGCCAGCTTTTCCAAGTGCTCAGGCCGACTTCTTCACGCCCTTCCTGCTTGGCATCGAAGAAGCTGCACAGGATCTCGGCTATGATCTGCTGCTGCTGACCGGCGCCGCCAGTGGCACCGAACGAAAGATCTTCGGCAGCAATACCCGGCTGCGGCTTGCCGATGGCTGTCTGATACTGGGCCGCGAATTCGACCATAGAGAACTTGAGCGTCTGGTGGCCGGCGATTACCCCTTTGTCGCTGTTGGCCGACGCGATGATGCTGGTGGTCCGGTTCCCTATGTGGGTGGCGATTATGCGTCCGGCACTGCCGCGCTGGTTGATCGTGCCCGCGAGCTCGGGCACACGCGCATTGCCTATGTTGGCCCCTCTGGTGGCGCAGAGTCGATCATTGACCGTTGGGCCGGTTTCTCTGGCGCCATTGCCGGGTTGCATCTGGTTGCACACATTGAAGAGGTTGGTCAGGACGGGGCGAAGAACCTGGACTTTCTGATCGCGAGCGGCGCCACAGCCGTGTTCTTCACCGAACTTGCCGACGCCATCCAGGTTGATGCCGTCGCGCGTGAGCGTGGCATTGATGTTCCCGGCACGCTCTCCATCGTGGTGCTGGGCAATCATATCCGCGCCGCACATACCGGACGCCGTTTCACATCTTACTCAATCCCCCGCGAGGCGATGGCGCGCGCCGCCACGCAAATGCTGGTGCGCCGGGTCGAGGACGATGCCCCAATCGAGCAGATCCTGTTGCCCTGCGAGCCCGTCGAGGGGGAAACCCTCGGCCCTGCCCTTCCGACCAAAAACTAA